The DNA segment CTGAGGCTATATAAGCGCGCCAGCCACGCAAAGCCGCTGATACATTGAATGCAACGTGATACAAAATGTACAAGTACGCGCTAATCACTCTAGCGTTTTTAAATTTCGCCGCATGCGAGGAGAGGCCGCATAGAAGACAACATGTCGATCCTTTCGCGATGATCGATCGTCACTTAACCCAATCTCTCGCGTACCATTACCTCTGGCCATGGAGTCAACTAATCCGAGCGGCCGCCGCGCTGGACATGGAGGGAAATATTGAAGATCCACAAATAATATCAGACTCAGATAAGTACCAGGTCAATTTAGCCGTCAGAGGACTTAAGCCTGAGGAACTAAAGATAAAAGTTAAGAACCGATACATCATTGTCGAAGGAAAACACAAAGTGAAAGACAGCGAAAACCAGTTTATGGCCAACCATTTCGTGCAGCGGTTCGTTCTGCCGCCCGGTACGAATCAGGAGGAAGTCACCGCTATTTTCAATAAGAAAGGCGTACTATCGATTACCGCACCAAAACACGAAGTACCCCCACCGCCACCAGAACGAGACGTGCCAATAAAAGTCAAGGAATCAGAAAATAAGACCGAAACACCAGAGCAGGATAATACGAGCCAGAatattaaagaaacaaatattccATCTGTTCAAACATCAACAACACCATTGGAACAAATCGACATGGAAGCAACGACACAcgttggaaaaataaggaagaaAGAACTAAAAACAACAACGAAAACGACAAAAGATAACGAGGTCACAAAGGGAATCGAAGGGAACGGATTGGATTATGCGTTAATCGAAACCGAGGAGTGAATGACAAAGGAAGTGAATGAAAAAGACTGATAGTAAGCTTTAATGTGAGTGTGTTGACTTCGTTGCTCCCCAACAGCTGTGTTTCGTTTATTaaagttgtttgtttatttaataaaaatgttatttattaaaaactcctcctttcatttgttttgtttcCAGCGTCTCTGAAATTGAACGCTCCAGGTAATAATATCACTGCCGTATTTGGAACggaaatgatattttaacttCATTTTTGGATATAAATTTCAACATAATTTTCAACcttttttgtctttatatataaaatgattcatatacatattatccgtgcatatattctaaatacattaatcaaaccgttcgtattaaaattatttaccagCTGTTAACTCCGCCCAGGTCAACGTTGTTTACGGCATATTCCTTAATTTACTTTGCTATGTCCTTATACAGGTCCAGGCTAGTACAAACCTAATTTAATCGCCTTAGTGGTCCAATCTTAATGAGGTACAGAAAAACAGAGtgcgcatttattatattagtatacatttttatttatgaaatcttAACAAAGTACTTaacaaatataatctaaataataatataaagcttcTTTATGAGATACTTAGTTTAAGgcgattgttatattttaactagCTTATGCCCGCGGCTTAGTCCCGTGGATGTTTATTTGTGACAAAAAGTTTTTGCCGCGCTTCCATTAAGCAGGACGTGATTGCACAACTCTTTGTAATTAAATCTAATTAGACAACTTTTATGGAACATCGAGTCAATAGtagcattaaataatatttatgtagaaAAACTGATGCTATTCAAGTTTCTTAtccattttaacatatttaatttatcttataattattataagacgaAATGTCACAgtggtgaatcttaaccgatgatcatggtttgtgtttataatacatttcgtgctcggcggtgaaggaaaacatcgtgagaaaacctgcagtTGTCTTATTTCGCTGAAAATCTGCCAAATATCTGCACTGGaatagcgtggtagaataaattCCAAGCCTTCTTCTCAAAGCGAGTGGAGGCCTAAGggccagcagtgagacattaataAGCAGTCACCTTTTTTACTTTACAATTACCATAAGCATACAATGTAagcgtataataaattattgattcaggcgcaagacctagggctttacgtgcattccgaggcacgggagtgtacacacttctaacttccagactccgagctgctactgagaattttcgacagactTCTTATTGGACCGACCTGGGATTGAACCCATGACCTCCGCGGTGCAGGCTTACATCTAGCCACATCTAGCCGTTAAATGAGCATTgcatatactaataaataaggaatcttttttttttaaactagtaatcctactatatataaaacttatatcagaaAATACAACGCGTTTCGGAGGATGTTTAagtacattacattattatataagtacctGTGCTTCGCAATTTCACCCGAGTTAAATTTAGTCAATCAACAAAAAATACTGGTTTTAATTGAGATttgacgaaataaataaaataacaagataattgacgggccggttagcgtggttggtagatacttgccttttacgccgaagatcgtgggttcgattcccacccaggacagacatttgtgtgcatgaacatgtctgtttgtctgagtctgggttattatctatataagtatgtatttacaaaagaaaagtatgtGTAGTATTCAGTTGTGTGATTTCCACGGTACAAGTTACGGTCACGTCACGGTACGGTTAGTTTAGGACCAGATGGCCGTGggggaataaaaaaaaagttattgattgtTATGCATATTGGACGATTATTGTTTGGAAATTACTAATTGGTGACAAACAAGATTTGATAAATAAGTCAGGAAATGTCCCGCTATTTGGCAAAGGTCTCCTCTTAAGGAcatttttgaagcttattccaaaaCACTAATCGAATTTCTACCGACACATTATGTGGTTGATAGATACCTACCCatacgaacttgcacaaagttctaccaccagtaattcaaCCTATGACCTTTAGTTCAGAACCACATGAAACGCGTGTTCCATCTCTTTGTCATGTGGTTTCCTCAAAGTAGGCACTTACGTTACTAATTATAGACACTTCAGCTGATGGATGCATCATACGAATTCAGTTTGGCATAAACCTCTTCGAATTTTTATCACTATCTTGCGTGTTATTATGATTTGAAACTAATCTAGTTTGaagaaacatatattaaaattaaacacaaaaattgtttaaataactatatctaacattacatatattcataaattaatatacatgtaGTTATCGAACattgtaattgtgttttattCCGGAATGTACTTTATTAACATAACTGTAATGTAGATTGAAAAAGAAAGTAGTAAGCTTAAGAAATTTAGAGGTATTGCATATTCATGTTCGAGGTTCGTTTTTACTACCTAAGATAAAGTTTGTGTAATGATTGCAAGCTAGCCAAAATATATCTAATGGAataactgactgcctcgttggtcttgtggctagatACAAGGTACTGATACTAAGGCACCGCAGATCCCGGCCCAAGGTACTGGTCTCAAATACCAGTTAAAAAGTTAATGTGTTTTTCTGTCCTGTATCCTGTGTCCTTGGCCGGCACGTTGAGccattggttctgcgcctgaactctctccgatCATATCAGATAGTGAGTGAATTGAGAGTGcccctgtgtttgcacacacatttgtgcactataatatgtcgtgCCAACTcagcaggacatattatagtatagtaCTATTATCTGTTCTaacattaaattgtaaaatttcacCAACAGctgaattgaaataatataaaacgactGCTTTATACGAAATTTTGGTTAATTGCGATTGTAATGGCCATTAGAGCAGACTAGATCTTGACAGGAGATTATCGTGGACTGATGACGTTAGTTGTACATTGGAAGAGACTTACTAGTATGTCCAACTGCACAATGGTAAATaaagtatacatttattattattgtataaaaaatgtcaGCACATCAATAACTCTATTGATCATCCGGATTTGAACAAcagaaaaatatcaatattgacGACGAATTATGACAAATTCCAAAGAAATGACCTCTTAATTTAGAAACTTCATCAACAaacattaaagatatttttaagaaaCTTTTAAGTAACTCagctcatattaaaaaataataataaacaaagtaaataaaaacgcgaaacttttaaaatactaaagttGAAACtgctaataaaatttgttaagagcacttattaaaaatagaacaaagacTGACGTCGAGTTAAGAGAAATTTAAGTGAAAAAACTTTTACATAGGTTAATTATTATGACGTACATATaagttgtttatataaattatatatatatataaacagaaaaaaaaggaaattttaatCAAGCAGAACTCTTTTGTGCAGCTTCTGAACGATACTATTAAGCGTTAAGAAGTTCTCTCGTAAAGAGTCACGTCTGGCTCCAGAATCAGGTTAAggattattgttttgttatcgAAGCTACATACGCTCGCAAAATGGCAAATTTATAAAGTGACGGGAAGTTATTCAAATTTTACTTACAAGATGttaaaaggaaatatatttaagcttacagttttttaagtttttttagagTAATTTTACTAACGAGGAACAATTCAACATAGTGGTAGTAACTTTTCAAAATAGTGGAGGTGGAATAGTGTCCagaccttctccttaaaaggagagGCCTAAGCAGTGGGACAACCgtggtttatattattttacgaaagcgttatataatattacataacgaTATTTTAGGTTACTTGTATCACACTCAGGTTGTccgtaagttataaatattgataaactttATTGTTCGTCTTGACATCCTATGCTCTGTAGGTACAGAGTAGTTACCAATTGATCCGTTGATGGATTTAAGATAAACATGTAAGCGTTGCAATGTTCGTAGCAGGGGAGCAATAATATTCCGTTATTGGCACGACGCAAGGGGTCGATTCGACAACGTTCCTATTATCAACCCTGCGGACGTTCGGAATTACAAGATGCCATTA comes from the Nymphalis io chromosome 1, ilAglIoxx1.1, whole genome shotgun sequence genome and includes:
- the LOC126770462 gene encoding alpha-crystallin B chain-like, translated to MYKYALITLAFLNFAACEERPHRRQHVDPFAMIDRHLTQSLAYHYLWPWSQLIRAAAALDMEGNIEDPQIISDSDKYQVNLAVRGLKPEELKIKVKNRYIIVEGKHKVKDSENQFMANHFVQRFVLPPGTNQEEVTAIFNKKGVLSITAPKHEVPPPPPERDVPIKVKESENKTETPEQDNTSQNIKETNIPSVQTSTTPLEQIDMEATTHVGKIRKKELKTTTKTTKDNEVTKGIEGNGLDYALIETEE